One Planktothrix sp. FACHB-1365 DNA segment encodes these proteins:
- a CDS encoding Uma2 family endonuclease has product MVISPVVLNLDSVYLSDEQFYQLCQNNQELKFERNAQGELTIMSPVGGESGNREAELIIDLGIWNRQTKLGYTFSSSTIFKLPNGADRSPDVAWVQKERWENLTPEQRRKFPPIAPDFVIELRSATDELEPLRQKMLEYLDAGVQLGWLINPQQQQVEIYRIEKPVELRNLPTELSGENILPGFGLNLSLY; this is encoded by the coding sequence ATGGTTATTAGTCCTGTGGTATTAAACTTAGATAGCGTTTATCTCAGTGATGAACAGTTTTATCAATTGTGTCAAAATAACCAAGAATTAAAATTTGAACGCAATGCTCAAGGAGAATTAACCATTATGTCTCCAGTGGGGGGAGAAAGTGGAAATCGAGAAGCGGAATTAATCATTGATTTAGGTATCTGGAATCGTCAAACAAAATTAGGTTATACTTTTAGTTCATCAACGATTTTTAAACTTCCTAATGGGGCAGATCGTTCCCCCGATGTGGCGTGGGTTCAGAAAGAACGTTGGGAAAATCTCACCCCCGAACAACGGCGAAAATTCCCCCCTATTGCGCCAGATTTTGTCATAGAATTAAGGTCAGCAACGGATGAATTAGAACCTCTGCGTCAAAAAATGTTAGAATATTTAGATGCAGGAGTTCAATTAGGTTGGTTAATTAATCCTCAGCAGCAACAAGTGGAAATTTATCGAATTGAGAAACCAGTAGAATTACGAAATTTACCGACAGAATTATCCGGTGAGAATATATTACCAGGGTTTGGTTTAAATTTATCTCTTTATTAG